In Allocoprobacillus halotolerans, a genomic segment contains:
- the ltrA gene encoding group II intron reverse transcriptase/maturase, giving the protein MDSERNGGNENMKTDNTLLEEMLSDTNLELAFTQVKRNKGASGVDGMEVAELKDYLDKHLEEIKDSIRNKTYKPQPVRRVEIPKPDGGIRNLGVPTVLDRFVQQAIAQVLIPIYEPIFSDNSFGFRPNRCCEMAIIKALEYMNEGYQWIVDIDLEKFFDTVNHDKLISLVMKDVKSGEIVSLIRKYLVSGIMIDNEYKESVVGTPQGGNLSPLLSNIVLNELDKEMEARGLRFTRYADDCIILVGSSKAADRVMENISKFIEKKLGLKVNMTKSKVSKPNDIKYLGFGFYYDSFSSMWKAKPHEKSIATLQTKLRRLTNRSWSVSWEYRILKIRQLVNGWINYYRIGNFIKVCRKLDAQIRFRIRMYLWKKWKTIGNREKQLRKLGALPWQAKTWANSRKSYARCASTFLQTRITNDLLYRKGLPSMVAQYQLKHISV; this is encoded by the coding sequence ATGGATAGCGAAAGAAATGGAGGTAACGAAAATATGAAAACTGATAACACATTGCTTGAGGAAATGCTTAGTGATACTAATCTAGAACTAGCATTTACACAAGTCAAACGAAACAAAGGTGCAAGTGGAGTAGATGGAATGGAAGTAGCTGAACTTAAAGACTATTTAGATAAACATCTAGAAGAAATTAAGGACAGTATACGAAACAAGACATATAAGCCACAACCTGTGAGAAGAGTAGAAATACCCAAACCCGATGGCGGAATACGAAATCTAGGAGTGCCAACAGTACTTGATAGATTTGTCCAACAAGCCATAGCCCAAGTGTTAATACCTATCTATGAACCAATATTCAGTGACAATAGTTTTGGATTTAGACCAAATAGATGTTGCGAAATGGCAATCATCAAAGCATTGGAATATATGAATGAAGGCTATCAGTGGATAGTAGATATAGACCTAGAAAAGTTCTTTGATACAGTTAATCATGATAAACTTATTTCACTTGTCATGAAAGATGTAAAGAGTGGAGAAATAGTATCCCTAATTAGGAAATATCTAGTAAGCGGGATTATGATTGATAATGAATATAAAGAGTCAGTCGTAGGAACACCACAAGGTGGAAATCTAAGTCCGCTACTCAGTAACATAGTTCTCAATGAACTAGATAAGGAAATGGAAGCACGAGGACTAAGATTCACACGATATGCAGATGATTGTATTATATTAGTGGGTAGCAGTAAAGCCGCCGATAGAGTAATGGAAAACATTAGTAAATTCATAGAAAAGAAACTAGGACTTAAAGTAAATATGACTAAAAGTAAAGTTTCCAAACCTAATGATATTAAATATCTAGGATTTGGATTCTATTATGACTCTTTTTCATCTATGTGGAAAGCAAAACCACATGAGAAATCTATCGCAACACTGCAAACAAAACTAAGGAGACTAACAAATAGAAGTTGGTCAGTATCGTGGGAATATAGAATACTTAAGATAAGACAACTTGTAAATGGGTGGATTAACTATTACCGTATTGGAAATTTTATAAAAGTCTGTAGAAAACTAGATGCACAAATAAGATTTAGGATACGTATGTACTTATGGAAGAAATGGAAAACCATAGGAAATAGAGAAAAGCAACTAAGAAAGTTAGGGGCATTACCATGGCAAGCTAAAACTTGGGCAAACAGTCGAAAATCATATGCAAGATGTGCAAGTACATTTCTTCAAACAAGAATAACTAATGATTTATTATATAGAAAAGGACTACCATCAATGGTAGCCCAATATCAGTTAAAACATATTTCAGTATAG
- a CDS encoding O-antigen ligase family protein: MTCFLVGSASLISLFMYFLNISGSQNGWYIGLVGNRLFGVYFNCNPASFLAIIVILMSMIAIKNHYEYSFLYIVNIGIQLSYIILTQCRAAIIILAVILTAVAYYRFFRAKELSTMKRIGLNIGMCLCMLLGTKVVQEVAFIIPQIQGAKEESDSRFQLEKIKDIISLTMTGELQNIPKIIDLADEVSSGRITLAKDSLKVWQQSPIQGIGAGNFRNMLVDVSQSDDWGQQILHSHNVFMESLITAGIFGCLLFILFFIKTLFISRDILLKYRNKKSYFIILLFIMIVVSEFIGGFFDFGVFYVYSLSATLAWLFLGYIYWLNDQSDMSLVDQSDVAVFNKYELLSIIYHKEDIDVLKPEFEILDSHYQDDDYVMKVQYYLGQSSFTYDIYYTLYDKQEHINKKLARDFYSLIEDEIKGIYNQSQIK; encoded by the coding sequence TTGACATGTTTTTTAGTAGGAAGTGCTTCGCTCATTTCATTGTTTATGTATTTTTTAAATATTTCAGGCAGTCAAAATGGATGGTATATTGGTCTTGTAGGAAATCGTTTATTTGGTGTTTACTTTAACTGTAACCCAGCATCTTTTTTAGCCATTATTGTTATTTTAATGTCAATGATTGCAATTAAAAACCATTATGAATATAGTTTTCTTTACATTGTGAATATAGGTATTCAGTTATCCTATATTATTTTGACACAATGCCGAGCCGCAATTATTATTCTTGCTGTTATTTTAACAGCAGTTGCTTATTATCGCTTTTTTAGAGCCAAAGAACTTTCAACAATGAAAAGAATTGGTTTAAATATAGGTATGTGTTTATGTATGCTTTTAGGAACAAAAGTTGTACAAGAAGTTGCTTTCATTATCCCTCAAATTCAAGGTGCTAAAGAAGAATCAGACAGTCGTTTTCAATTAGAAAAAATTAAAGATATCATATCCTTAACAATGACTGGAGAACTTCAAAACATTCCTAAAATTATTGATTTAGCAGATGAAGTCAGCAGTGGTAGAATCACGCTTGCAAAAGATTCCCTAAAGGTTTGGCAACAAAGTCCAATTCAAGGAATAGGGGCTGGTAATTTTAGAAATATGCTTGTTGATGTAAGTCAAAGTGATGATTGGGGACAACAGATTCTCCATAGCCATAATGTCTTTATGGAATCATTAATTACAGCTGGTATATTTGGATGCTTATTATTTATCCTCTTTTTTATAAAAACACTCTTTATTTCAAGAGATATCTTGTTAAAATATCGTAATAAAAAATCATATTTCATTATTTTATTATTTATTATGATCGTTGTGAGTGAATTTATTGGTGGGTTCTTTGATTTTGGTGTTTTCTATGTTTATTCCTTATCGGCGACTTTAGCGTGGTTATTTTTAGGATATATTTACTGGTTAAATGATCAAAGTGATATGTCATTAGTTGATCAAAGTGATGTTGCTGTTTTTAATAAATATGAATTATTGTCTATTATTTATCATAAAGAAGATATTGATGTTTTAAAACCAGAATTTGAGATTTTAGATAGCCATTATCAAGATGACGATTATGTAATGAAAGTTCAATACTATTTAGGACAATCTTCATTTACATATGATATTTATTATACTTTATATGATAAGCAGGAGCATATCAATAAAAAACTGGCGAGAGATTTCTATTCATTAATTGAAGATGAGATTAAAGGTATTTATAATCAATCACAGATTAAGTAA
- a CDS encoding LCP family protein gives MSKTNSIIKKIIDWKVILGIQAIASLALIGIIFKLGALPMQYALIVIAVVALLCVGTFFLMKPSKKKGQGKIRNIIGKLVSVLLSVALLFGTLSIAQGTSVLDAITGANIQTQRYTVVVLEESSYKQLSDLKNETIETVSSVDEENAKKVIAAMQKEESSIKTKDIDSYTTIANDLYDKKTNAILVNESYYAIIEAEHEDFQNETRAIWSYEIEEEIKDISKKVDVDEEPFIVYISGIDTSGPVSTVSRSDVNMIVTVNPKTKQILLTSIPRDYYVTLANKGKKDKLTHSGLAGIDNTVATMENFLGIDINYYARVNFTSLIKMVDALGGITINNDVAFTGFNGTYFAKGNISIDGDEALEYSRERHAFGAGDNERVFHQQIVIMGMLNKMMSPSVITNYSSVLNAIEGCFETNMSSSEITSLIQMQINDMSSWNMVQKQFSGHGVLQTGGAYMPSSKLYYMIPDDNSVAENVAAIKSVLNGETVE, from the coding sequence ATGTCAAAAACAAATAGTATTATAAAGAAAATTATTGATTGGAAAGTCATTTTAGGTATACAAGCCATCGCTTCATTAGCATTAATTGGTATTATCTTTAAATTAGGTGCTCTACCAATGCAATATGCTTTGATTGTGATTGCTGTGGTTGCCTTATTATGTGTTGGAACATTTTTCTTGATGAAACCATCAAAGAAAAAAGGACAAGGAAAAATACGTAATATAATTGGTAAATTAGTAAGTGTTTTACTAAGTGTAGCCTTGTTATTTGGAACTTTATCAATTGCTCAAGGAACATCGGTTTTGGATGCGATTACTGGTGCTAATATACAAACACAACGTTATACTGTTGTTGTTTTGGAAGAAAGTTCTTATAAACAGTTATCTGATTTAAAGAATGAAACAATTGAAACAGTTTCTTCAGTAGATGAAGAAAATGCAAAAAAAGTGATTGCGGCTATGCAAAAAGAAGAATCATCTATTAAAACAAAAGATATTGATAGTTATACAACAATCGCTAATGATTTATATGACAAAAAAACAAATGCAATTTTAGTGAATGAATCATACTATGCAATTATTGAAGCAGAGCATGAAGATTTCCAAAATGAAACACGTGCCATCTGGTCATATGAAATTGAAGAAGAAATTAAAGATATTTCTAAAAAGGTTGATGTAGATGAAGAACCATTTATCGTATATATTAGTGGTATTGATACATCAGGTCCAGTATCAACAGTATCTCGTTCAGATGTTAATATGATTGTGACAGTTAATCCTAAGACAAAACAAATCTTATTAACAAGTATTCCTAGAGATTATTATGTCACTCTTGCTAATAAAGGGAAGAAAGATAAATTAACACATTCTGGTTTAGCTGGTATTGATAATACTGTTGCAACAATGGAAAATTTCTTAGGTATCGATATTAACTATTATGCCAGAGTGAACTTTACATCATTAATTAAGATGGTTGATGCTTTAGGTGGTATCACAATTAATAATGATGTGGCGTTCACAGGATTTAATGGAACTTATTTTGCAAAAGGAAATATTTCTATTGATGGTGATGAGGCATTAGAATATTCAAGAGAAAGACATGCATTTGGTGCTGGAGATAATGAACGTGTTTTCCATCAACAAATTGTTATTATGGGAATGTTGAATAAAATGATGTCGCCATCTGTTATTACAAATTATTCAAGTGTTTTAAATGCTATTGAAGGATGCTTTGAAACAAATATGTCATCTAGTGAAATTACAAGTTTAATTCAAATGCAAATTAATGATATGTCATCATGGAATATGGTACAAAAACAGTTCTCTGGTCATGGTGTCTTACAAACTGGTGGAGCTTATATGCCAAGTTCAAAATTATATTATATGATTCCTGATGACAATAGCGTTGCTGAAAATGTAGCAGCAATTAAGAGTGTCTTAAATGGTGAAACAGTAGAATAA